A window of Desulfuromonas soudanensis genomic DNA:
TCGGGGTAAAGGTTACAAGAACGGTCATATATTACGCCGCCTTCGTCTTCTGTCAACAAAGAAATCGTTCGACCGTCTCGGAGATTGACAGGGGCGGGCGCTGAGGCTAGATTCGCGCCATGGAAGAGATCCTGATTCCCTACGGCTACCCGGCCCTGTTTCTGCTAAGCTTCTGCGCCGCCACTCTCCTCCCCCTCGGGTCCGAATGGCTGCTGGCGACGCTGCTGCTGCAGGGGAGCGATCCCGTTCTCGGCGTGGCCATTGCCACCGCCGGCAATACCCTCGGGGCCCTGACCACCTACGCCATCGGCCTCTGGGGTTCTCCCCTCCTGTTCGGCCGGCTGCTGCGCATCGACGGGGGCGCCCGGGAGCGGGCCGAACATTTCTACCGCCGTTGGGGACCCTGGAGTCTCCTCTTCTCCTGGGTGCCGGTCGTCGGCGACCCCCTCTGTCTGGCCGCCGGAGTGCTGCGGGTCGGCTTCGTCCCTTTTCTCCTGCCGGTGGCCGTCGGAAAGCTCGGCCGCTACCTGGTCGTCGCCCTGCTGGTGCTGCAGGGGGAGCGTCTTTTGGCCTGAATCGTTTTTCTCTTTGTCCGTCCCCTCCCTTGCGAGGTCTCCGCCATGTCCCGATCTACTCCTCACTACGCCTGGGTGATCGCCGCCACCGGCGCCCTGACCCTTTTTGCCTGCCTGGGGCTGGCCCGTTTTGCCTTCGGCATGCTGCTGCCGGGGATGGGCGCCGGACTCGGCCTCGGCTTTGACGAGATGGGTTTCGTCAGCACCGGCAACTTCGTCGGCTACCTCGCCGCCGTGGCCATGGCGCCGACGCTGATCCGCCGGTTTCGTCCCCGGGCCCTGATCGCCTCCGGACTCCTTCTCATCGCCCTGTGCATGCTCGGCATCGGGCTGAGCCGCTGCTTTGCCGCGGTCCTCTGTCTCTATGCCCTGGTCGGCATCGGCAGCGGCCTGGCCAATATCCCGGTCATGGTCCTGGTCTCCCACTGGTTCCGCCGCGAGCGCCGGGGGCGGGCGGCGGGGATGATGGTGATGGGCAACGGCGCGGCGATCATCTTCTCCGGCCTCCTGATTCCCGTACTCAACCGCACCTTCGGCGACGCCGGCTGGCGCAGCGGCTGGCTGGTCCTCGGCGCCCTGACGCTCCTCATCGCCGTTCTGGCCGCGTACCTTTTGCGCAACGACCCGGCCGACCTCGGTCTCGAACCCCTCGGCCGCCGGGAAGCGCTCCCGGCCGAAGCGGTAATCCCCCGGGAGGTGCCCGGGACGGCCCGGGTCCTGGTGACTCTCGGCGTTCTTTACCTGATCTTCGGCGCCACCTACATGATCTACGGCACCTTCTTCGTCACCACCCTGGTGGTCGAATACGGCTTTGCCGAAGCCCGCGCCGGTCTCTTCTGGTCCTGGGTCGGCTTCTTCGCCCTCTTCTCCGGCATCGCCTTCGGCGCCCTCTCGGACCGTATCGGCCGCCGCGGGGGGCTGGCGGCGGCCTTCGCCGTGCAGACCCTCGCCTACCTTCTGGCCGGCTCCGGTCTCGGTACCCTGGCCCTCCTCGGATCGGTGGTCCTCTACGGGCTGGCGGCCTTCGCCATCCCCAGCATCATGGCGGCGGCCATCGGTGATTATTTCGGGTTGACCCGGGCCGCCTCAGCCTTCTCCCTCGTCACTTTCTTCTTCGCTCTCGGACAGACCGTCGGTCCGGGGAGCGCCGGGGTCCTCGCCACGGCCACCGGCACCTTCACCACCAGTTATCTCGCCGCGGCCGCTTTGACCGCCCTGGCCCTCGGTCTTTCGACTCTCCTCCCCCGTTCCGGCGCTCTGCGCTGACCCGGCGTCCCCCTTTTGCCGTCGGCCGTTTTTTTTACTGGACTGAAAGTGGCCATCTCCCTTACCATGCCCCTCTGACAAGTGACCAACCTGGCGAACGAATCCCCGATTCGTCCCGAAAAATCCAACTCTCCGCTTCGGCCCGGAGTATCGGGCTGGACAACACCAACGCACAGCGAAAGGTAAAACAATGGCACAGGTAAAAAAGGGCGATCGCGTCCGCATCCATTTCACCGGCACCCTCGAAGACGGCACGGTATTCGACAGCACCCTCAAGGATGACGAGGGGGATTGCGGCTGCGACGACTGCGGTTGCGAGGAAGCCGGACCCATGGAACTGACTCTCGGCGAAGAGGAATTCTTCCTGCAGATCGAAGAAGCGCTCATCGGTATGTCCCCCGGCGAGAAAAAATCGGTGATCATCCCCGCAGAAGAGGCGTTTGGCGAGTACGACGAGGAGAAGGTCTTTGCCGTTGAACGCAGCCAGTTCCCCGCCGACATCACCCCCGAATTCGGGCAGGAACTCGAGTTCGCCGATGATGACGACGAGACCTACCCCGTGACTGTGGTCGAAGTCGACGACGCGACCGTGACCCTCGATGCCAACCACCCTCTGGCCGGAGAAAATCTCACCTACGAATTCGAACTTCTCGAGATTCTCTGAACCGGACCGATAACATCCGAACATAGGCGGCCTCCGGATCCAGTTCGGAGGCCGCCGCCGTTTGGGGCGGCGACGCCACAGGAGGGGATATGCGCAAGCTCAATACCATGGAGGATTTCCAGCGGGACATCTGCTACCGGGTCCTGGTCCGGGAGGACGAATCGATCGAACTGACCGCCTCGATGCGCGACCGCTTCCACGACGTCGACCTGCGGGTCGTCGTCGACGGCGCGACCCTGGCGATCCGCGAGGCCGGCGTTACCTTTAGCAAGTCGCCAAGTATCCACTGTGGCGTCGTGGCCAAGCGGCTCGACGGCCTGCTTGGGGTGGTCATCGGGCCCGGACTCAGTCGCGCCCTCAACGCGGCCCTCGGCGGGGAGCAGGGGTGCGGCAACCTGCGCACCCTCCTTCTCGGGCTGCTGCCGCTGGCTCTCAACGTCAAGGCCGCCGCCGGGATCGACGACGAGGACGAAATGCTCGACACCATTCATCGCCACCTGCAGGGGACCTGCGGCGGTTATCCTCTCGACGTAAAGGACGGGGCGCACTCCGCGGGATGATCCGGTGGGAAAACGTTTGGTGACCGAAGAGAAAAAAAGAGGGCGGCCCGATTTGGGTCGCCCTCTTTTTTTCTCTTTTTTGTTAAGGGGAGCGATCAGGTCCCGGAAAAAACCCGGCGCAAAAGGGCGGTGGTTCGGGCCGCCGGATCCTGGCGGATCTTTTTTTCTTCGTCGGCCAAAACGGTAAAGAGCCCGTCGAGCCCCTTGTCGGTCACGTAGCGTTCCATATCGACGGCCGGAGTCTTCGATGCGAAGGGGAGCGCGGCGTAGGTGCGGGAGACCTGGTCGTAGATCCGGTAGAGGCCGACTTCGCCCATCTTCTCCCTGACGATCGGTTGGAAACGGCTGCGCAGGGCGGTGGTGCTGCGGGTGCGGAAATAGTCGGTGGCGGCGTGGTCGCCGCCGCGGAGGATGGCAAAGGCGTCGGCCAGCGTCATTTGGGCCAGGACAGCAAAAAAGACCTCTCTCGCCTCGCCGCTGGCCTTTTCGGCCGCCCGGTTCATGGCGGTCTCCAGGGCGTC
This region includes:
- a CDS encoding YqaA family protein; its protein translation is MEEILIPYGYPALFLLSFCAATLLPLGSEWLLATLLLQGSDPVLGVAIATAGNTLGALTTYAIGLWGSPLLFGRLLRIDGGARERAEHFYRRWGPWSLLFSWVPVVGDPLCLAAGVLRVGFVPFLLPVAVGKLGRYLVVALLVLQGERLLA
- a CDS encoding MFS transporter, giving the protein MSRSTPHYAWVIAATGALTLFACLGLARFAFGMLLPGMGAGLGLGFDEMGFVSTGNFVGYLAAVAMAPTLIRRFRPRALIASGLLLIALCMLGIGLSRCFAAVLCLYALVGIGSGLANIPVMVLVSHWFRRERRGRAAGMMVMGNGAAIIFSGLLIPVLNRTFGDAGWRSGWLVLGALTLLIAVLAAYLLRNDPADLGLEPLGRREALPAEAVIPREVPGTARVLVTLGVLYLIFGATYMIYGTFFVTTLVVEYGFAEARAGLFWSWVGFFALFSGIAFGALSDRIGRRGGLAAAFAVQTLAYLLAGSGLGTLALLGSVVLYGLAAFAIPSIMAAAIGDYFGLTRAASAFSLVTFFFALGQTVGPGSAGVLATATGTFTTSYLAAAALTALALGLSTLLPRSGALR
- a CDS encoding FKBP-type peptidyl-prolyl cis-trans isomerase translates to MAQVKKGDRVRIHFTGTLEDGTVFDSTLKDDEGDCGCDDCGCEEAGPMELTLGEEEFFLQIEEALIGMSPGEKKSVIIPAEEAFGEYDEEKVFAVERSQFPADITPEFGQELEFADDDDETYPVTVVEVDDATVTLDANHPLAGENLTYEFELLEIL
- a CDS encoding DUF2889 domain-containing protein, which produces MRKLNTMEDFQRDICYRVLVREDESIELTASMRDRFHDVDLRVVVDGATLAIREAGVTFSKSPSIHCGVVAKRLDGLLGVVIGPGLSRALNAALGGEQGCGNLRTLLLGLLPLALNVKAAAGIDDEDEMLDTIHRHLQGTCGGYPLDVKDGAHSAG
- a CDS encoding DUF4197 domain-containing protein, whose product is MLLRTLILLTLGLTLAGCVEMQNGSLGGDLLKVLSESGGAAPLDERTVAAGLREALQIGTERTVQSTARVDGFLGNALIRIAVPKEFAGAARTLRQVGLGSQVDALETAMNRAAEKASGEAREVFFAVLAQMTLADAFAILRGGDHAATDYFRTRSTTALRSRFQPIVREKMGEVGLYRIYDQVSRTYAALPFASKTPAVDMERYVTDKGLDGLFTVLADEEKKIRQDPAARTTALLRRVFSGT